Proteins found in one Fusarium oxysporum Fo47 chromosome V, complete sequence genomic segment:
- a CDS encoding HAD-like domain-containing protein encodes MNSSHPKRFIPLKKGKHSFPADTPSLRGVVFDMDGTLCEPQTYMFKEMRDVLGITKTTDILEHIDTLPKSEQGTALESIRNIEREAMKTQTPQPGLMTLMAYLDANAIPKAICTRNFDVPVQNLMEKFLEGSRFHPIVTRDFRPPKPDPAGILHIAKNWGLHDESGEGDASGLIMVGDSIDDMTAGRKAGAATVLLVNDVNRALAEHAHTDLVITTLDELVDILEQGFVGRDAGPE; translated from the exons ATGAATTCATCACATCCGAAGCGATTCATACCACTGAAGAAGGGCAAGCATAGCTTTCCTGCCGACACCCCCAGTCTTCGAGGAGTGGTCTTCGACATGGATGGCACCCTTTG CGAGCCTCAAACATACATGTTCAAGGAAATGAGAGATGTTTTAGGAATTACAAAAACAACAGACATACTCGAGCACATTGATACTCTCCCGAAATCCGAACAAGGGACTGCCCTTGAGTCTATCCGCAATATTGAGCGCGAAGCCATGAAGACCCAGACTCCTCAACCAGGTCTGATGACCCTCATGGCGTACCTCGACGCCAATGCCATCCCCAAGGCGATATGCACACGCAACTTTGATGTCCCTGTTCAGAATCTTATGGAGAAGTTTCTCGAAGGCTCTCGCTTTCATCCCATCGTGACGCGAGACTTCCGCCCCCCCAAACCTGATCCTGCCGGTATCCTGCACATCGCCAAGAACTGGGGCTTACACGACGAATCTGGCGAGGGTGACGCCAGTGGTCTTATCATGGTGGGCGACTCTATCGACGACATGACCGCAGGCAGAAAGGCTGGCGCGGCTACTGTATTGCTCGTGAATGACGTAAATCGAGCATTGGCTGAACATGCCCATACTGATCTGGTCATTACTACGCTGGATGAGCTCGTTGATATCCTTGAACAAGGCTTCGTGGGAAGAGACGCCGGCCCAGAATAG
- a CDS encoding kinase-like domain-containing protein, whose amino-acid sequence MADPFAPRSMKRKNVKGLALKAAAPRPPPTAETNHHEYSGSQDAGKDEQLEIGIEYKLDLRPEDLEILKELGSGNGGTVSKVKHLTTGTVMARKVIHVEAKREIRKRIVRELQIMHGCHSDYIVTFYGAFLTPNNDVIMCMEYMDVGSLDRVSRVFGPVRVDVLGKIAEATLGGLTYLYTKHHIMHRDIKPSNILVNSRGSIKLCDFGVSGELVNSIADTFVGTSTYMAPERIQGEKYTVKSDVWSFGLSIMELAIGKFPFAASEQLSDGDCAPAGILDLLQQIVHEPAPKLPKSDAFPSILDDMIQKCLYKEPERRPTPQELFDRDHFVQAAKRTPVDLREWAVGMMERDNRKSHLAPQLSPATQDLLRSSDSPTQSQQAQASAQPEERSHTPTSGEIPIGGAGIISPRDQYGSGQSRSPPRNGYPSSRTPASAHPGLGPRVVTTNSIPKVSGYPDSAGPVSANAATFSLPVRPAPPGGPLPPPPPRKETPDELRRENRRQATFGLPPNPGYNIS is encoded by the exons ATGGCCGACCCATTTGCTCCACGCTCTATGAAGCGCAAGAACGTCAAAGGACTTGCACTTAAAGCGGCTGCCCCTCGACCCCCACCAACCGCCGAAACCAACCATCATGAGTACAGCGGAAGCCAAGATGCAGGTAAGGATGAACAGTTGGAGATCGGTATCGAATACAAGTTGGACCTAAGACCCGAGGATCTCGAAATTCTTAAGGAGTTGGGATCTGGTAACGGTGGTACGGTCAGCAAAGTGAAGCACCTAACAACGGGAACTGTCATGGCTCGCAAG GTTATTCATGTGGAGGCCAAGCGAGAAATACGGAAGCGAATTGTTCGAGAACTCCAGATTATGCACGGCTGCCACTCTGACTACATCGTGACATTCTACGGTGCTTTCTTAACCCCAAATAACGATGTTATAATGTGTATGGAATACATGGATGTGGG TTCTCTTGATCGAGTCTCGAGAGTTTTTGGCCCCGTTCGAGTCGATGTTCTGGGTAAAATTGCAGAAGCGACTCTTGGTGGTCTGACATACCTTTACACAAAGCACCACATCATGCATCGTGATATTAAGCCATCCAATATTCTCGTTAACTCGAGGGGTTCGATCAAGCTTTGCGATTTTGGTGTTTCTGGCGAGCTTGTCAATTCTATCGCTGACACCTTTGTCGGAACTTCCACTTACATGGCACCCGAAAGAATTCAGGGTGAGAAGTACACGGTCAAGTCAGATGTCTGGAGTTTTGGTCTGAGCATCATGGAACTTGCTATTGGCAAATTTCCTTTTGCTGCCAGTGAGCAACTCTCAGATGGCGATTGCGCTCCCGCGGGTATTCTGGATTTGCTTCAACAGATTGTTCACGAACCGGCTCCCAAGCTTCCAAAGAGTGATGCTTTCCCTAGCATTCTGGACGATATGATTCAGAAGTGTCTTTACAAGGAACCTGAACGCCGACCAACCCCCCAGGAGCTATTC GACCGTGACCACTTCGTACAAGCCGCCAAGCGTACTCCAGTTGATCTTAGAGAGTGGGCTGTCGGTATGATGGAGCGTGATAATAGAAAATCCCACCTGGCGCCTCAGCTCTCTCCTGCAACCCAGGATCTTCTGCGCTCAAGTGACTCACCCACCCAGTCCCAGCAGGCACAGGCATCGGCCCAACCCGAAGAACGCTCTCACACTCCCACTTCTGGTGAGATCCCAATCGGCGGCGCTGGTATTATTTCCCCTCGTGATCAGTATGGCTCTGGCCAGAGCCGATCACCGCCTCGCAACGGATACCCTTCTTCACGCACGCCAGCTTCGGCGCACCCCGGACTTGGACCCAGGGTTGTCACCACGAATTCTATTCCCAAGGTTTCAGGCTATCCTGACAGTGCTGGTCCTGTGAGCGCGAACGCTGCTACCTTCAGCTTACCTGTTCGACCAGCACCCCCAGGCGGACCTCTCCCCCCTCCGCCACCTCGAAAAGAGACTCCTGATGAGCTACGAAGGGAGAACCGGAGACAGGCAACGTTTGGGTTGCCACCTAACCCTGGATATAACATATCTTAA
- a CDS encoding SH2 domain-containing protein, translating into MSNSMRDLISGEAELDDEEEDESFDEGGEERRRKAAVEDSSEEEEDDDDEEEARKVREGFIVDEDEDEEEGGESDGDVRPVHKRKRKHRDREEEEQLDEEDLDLIGEQFGERPKPQTQSKFKRLKRGYRDEERGNQRRGLDDIFSDEDEDAGEQRPYGRSYRQADEFDDFIEEDFPEDPEELEQQREDAEVARPRDRVIGNITDTGNLDKDALDDMEAIFGNGEDYDWALQMEEEEEDREREEQAIELKDVFEPSQLKEKLLTDEDNEIRFTDEPERFQLDRKSFKTLQLTAEQFREEARWITNQLWPKKGLAADLQIPFGKAVGKVLEFFIVDEVEVPYVFQHRKDYLLHTRKTRNPNRDDPDAPEYVISADKLLNQDDLWKILELDIKFRSFVDKRNALEKTFENLKGLAIHDTIVEEMIPEATTMEELQDLQDYLQFQYGPQLKDLAAMAGNLSLTKRPGSKSNLLERVRQGKAYSFVRAYGISADQLAKNALRHGKKITPDDDAQYPMDLADSLVDDNFDTGDQVINAARQMYSEELFASPRMRKHFRNSYYQAAEISCRRTEKGLRRIDDSHPYYEIKYLQNQAIADLVHQPELFLKMMKAEEEGLVTIKLDMPARYDFRRQLYQEFESENFSDRAEQWREERKKVLDLAYPKLERIIAKNVKEVIRTFCQDEVLKMCREEYAKRLDQAPYKPKGMILGTTPRVLVLSNGMADPARDPICWAWVEEDGRVIEQGKLGNLARDERQREEFEELVKRRRPDVIGVSGWSAETTKLVRDLESLVNEKGLMGPEFEDPDTNDYRTEPLEVVVVNDEVARLYKDSPRALAEHPSLNPVTRYCVALARYMQNPMKEYAALGKDVASISYHPCQNLLPPDKLAKYLDSAMVDMVNLCGVDINEAMNDSYTANLLPYVSGLGPRKATSVIKAINANGGAVGTRDELVGDPDSGKLPVVGPRVWNNCASFLFIEYEATNPASDPLDNTRVHPEDYELGRKMAADALELDEEDVKAETDENGPGAIVRKLFKQDEQDKVNELVLEEYAEQLERNYSQRKRATLETIRAELQAPYEELRRNFALLSASEIFTMFTGETKQTLCEGMIVPINVRVVKDDFAIVKLDCGIEGRIEGHEVSHRSSIKDALTSGQTTQAKILDINYKDFMAKLSMRDETLRIPYKRPINLGRDGWDYALEAADKEELREKDKTTGRTQRVVKHPNFKPFNGLQAEEYLGSQPNGEVIIRPSSKGNDHLAVTWKVADGVYQHIDVLEMQKETEFSVGKLLRVGGKYTYTDLDELIVEHVKAMARKVEELMRHDKYQNRSRGETEKWLTTYIDANPNRSAYAFCIDTKHPGYFWLCFKASRSARVIALPVRAIPQGFELKGYQYPDMRALCNGFKLRYQNEFSKMGHR; encoded by the exons ATGAGCAACAGTATGCGCGACTTGATTTCCGGCGAGGCCGAActtgatgacgaggaagaggatgagtCTTTTGATGAGGGTGGTGAGGAGCGCAGACGAAAGGCTGCCGTGGAAGACTCTagtgaggaggaggaagatgacgacgatgaggaagaggctcGCAAG GTCCGAGAAGGCTTtattgttgatgaggatgaggacgaggaggaaggcGGCGAGTCAGATGGCGATGTGCGCCCCGTTCACAAACGAAAGCGAAAACATCGCGACCgtgaagaggaggagcagcttgatgaagaagatttGGATCTCATCGGCGAGCAATTCGGCGAGCGTCCCAAGCCCCAAACACAG TCCAAGTTCAAGCGCCTCAAGCGTGGTTACCGCGACGAAGAACGGGGAAACCAACGCCGTGGCCTGGACGATATCTTCTcggacgaggatgaagacgcAGGCGAGCAGCGACCGTACGGCAGATCATACCGCCAAGCCGACGAGTTCGACGATTTCATCGAAGAGGATTTCCCCGAAGACCCCGAGGAATTAGAACAACAACGAGAAGATGCGGAGGTTGCTCGCCCCAGAGATCGCGTTATTGGAAATATCACCGATACTGGTAATCTCGATAAGGATGCCTTAGACGATATGGAGGCCATCTTCGGTAATGGCGAAGACTACGATTGGGCGCTGCAaatggaagaggaggaggaagatcgTGAAAGAGAGGAACAGGCCATTGAGCTGAAGGACGTGTTCGAGCCGTCGCAACTTAAAGAGAAGCTCTTGACCGACGAAGATAACGAGATTCGTTTCACCGACGAGCCCGAGCGATTTCAACTCGACCggaagagcttcaagaccCTTCAGCTTACTGCAGAGCAGTTTAGGGAGGAGGCAAGGTGGATCACAAACCAGTTGTGGCCAAAGAAAGGTTTGGCGGCCGACCTCCAGATCCCATTCGGCAAAGCTGTTGGCAAGGTCCTCGAATTCTTCATTGTTGACGAAGTTGAGGTGCCTTATGTGTTCCAGCACCGCAAAGACTACCTGCTTCACACCAGAAAGACGCGGAACCCGAATCGTGATGACCCTGATGCGCCAGAATACGTCATCAGTGCAGACAAGCTCTTGAATCAAGACGACCTTTGGAAGATTTTGGAATTGGACATCAAGTTTCGTTCTTTTGTGGACAAGAGAAATGCTCTCGAGAAGACTTTTGAAAACCTCAAAGGATTGGCAATTCACGACACGATTGTGGAGGAGATGATTCCAGAGGCGACCACCATGGAAGAACTTCAAGATTTGCAAGACTATTTGCAGTTCCAGTACGGTCCACAGCTCAAGGACCTTGCTGCCATGGCTGGAAACCTCTCATTAACAAAACGGCCGGGCTCAAAATCGAACTTGCTTGAACGAGTCCGCCAAGGCAAGGCCTATAGCTTCGTCCGTGCTTATGGAATCTCAGCGGATCAGCTTGCCAAGAACGCCCTGCGACATGGAAAGAAGATCACTCCTGATGATGACGCTCAATATCCCATGGACCTGGCTGACAGTTTGGTTGACGACAACTTCGACACAGGCGACCAAGTTATCAACGCAGCTCGACAGATGTACTCGGAAGAATTGTTTGCAAGCCCAAGGATGCGCAAACATTTTCGAAATTCGTACTACCAAGCTGCTGAGATCAGCTGTCGACGAACTGAGAAGGGCCTACGTAGAATCGATGATTCTCACCCATACTATGAGATCAAGTATTTGCAAAACCAAGCCATTGCTGATCTAGTCCACCAACCAGAGCTTTtcctcaagatgatgaaggccgaggaggaaggCCTTGTCACTATCAAGCTTGATATGCCAGCCCGATATGACTTCCGGAGACAACTTTATCAGGAGTTCGAGTCTGAGAACTTCAGTGACCGGGCCGAACAGTGGCGAGAGGAGCGCAAGAAAGTACTTGATCTTGCATACCCCAAACTCGAAAGGATTATTGCAAAGAATGTCAAAGAAGTCATTCGAACTTTCTGCCAAGATGAGGTACTCAAGATGTGTCGAGAAGAATATGCAAAACGGCTCGATCAGGCACCCTACAAGCCCAAGGGCATGATACTGGGCACTACGCCTCGTGTCCTAGTTCTCTCCAATGGCATGGCCGATCCTGCCCGCGATCCTATCTGCTGGGCATGggttgaggaagatggccGTGTGATTGAGCAAGGAAAGCTTGGGAACCTTGCCAGAGATGAGCGCCAACGAGAAGAGTTCGAGGAGCTGGTCAAGCGTCGTCGACCCGATGTGATTGGTGTTAGCGGTTGGTCTGCTGAGACGACTAAGCTGGTACGTGACTTGGAGAGCCTTGTCAACGAGAAGGGCCTCATGGGCCCTGAGTTTGAGGACCCAGACACCAATGACTATCGAACAGAGCCACTGGAGGTTGTGGTGGTCAATGATGAGGTCGCTCGTTTGTACAAGGATAGCCCTCGTGCACTTGCTGAGCACCCAAGTCTGAATCCTGTGACGAGGTACTGTGTTGCTCTGGCGCGATATATGCAGAACCCTATGAAGGAATATGCTGCTCTCGGCAAAGACGTTGCCTCCATTTCTTACCACCCTTGCCAAAACCTTCTTCCACCTGACAAACTGGCCAAATACCTCGACTCCGCCATGGTTGACATGGTCAACCTCTGCGGTGTTGATATCAACGAGGCCATGAACGATTCCTATACCgccaaccttcttccttACGTGTCTGGATTGGGTCCCCGCAAGGCAACAAGCGtcatcaaggccatcaacgCCAATGGCGGTGCTGTAGGCACAAGGGATGAACTCGTGGGTGATCCAGATAGCGGCAAGCTTCCCGTTGTTGGCCCCAGGGTTTGGAACAACTGCGCAAGCTTTCTGTTTATCGAATACGAGGCCACAAATCCTGCTTCGGACCCCCTAGACAACACACGAGTTCATCCTGAAGATTATGAGCTCGGACGTAAAATGGCTGCCGAtgctcttgagcttgatgaagaggatgtcaAAGCCGAAACTGACGAGAATGGACCCGGAGCGATCGTCCGCAAGCTGTTCAAGCAGGATGAACAAGACAAGGTCAACGAGCTAGTCCTGGAAGAGTATGCAGAGCAATTGGAGAGAAACTACAGCCAGCGCAAGCGAGCTACGTTGGAGACAATTCGTGCCGAACTCCAGGCGCCCTACGAAGAACTTCGACGGAATTTTGCCCTCCTGTCAGCATCCGAGATCTTCACCATGTTCACTGGTGAGACCAAGCAGACTTTATGCGAAGGCATGATTGTACCCATCAATGTTCGGGTTGTGAAGGATGACTTCGCCATTGTTAAGCTCGACTGTGGTATCGAAGGTCGTATTGAGGGTCATGAAGTCAGCCATCGTTCGTCCATCAAGGATGCCCTGACCTCTGGACAAACGACGCAGGCAAAGATTTTGGACATCAATTATAAAGACTTTATGGCCAAGCTATCAATGCGGGATGAAACCCTACGTATTCCGTACAAGCGCCCGATCAACCTCGGTCGAGATGGGTGGGACTACGCCCTTGAAGCAGCAGATAAAGAGGAGCTGCGAGAAAAGGACAAGACCACCGGACGAACCCAGCGTGTTGTCAAGCACCCCAATTTCAAACCATTCAATGGCCTGCAAGCAGAAGAATATCTGGGATCGCAGCCCAACGGGGAGGTTATCATTCGACCCTCATCCAAGGGTAACGATCATCTGGCAGTGACCTGGAAGGTCGCGGACGGTGTTTACCAACACATTGACGTCCTGGAGATGCAGAAAGAAACAGAATTCTCGGTCGGCAAGCTGCTGCGCGTGGGCGGCAAATATACGTACACTGACCTGGACGAACTGATCGTGGAGCACGTCAAGGCCATGGCGCGGAAAGTGGAGGAACTGATGCGACACGATAAGTATCAGAACCGATCCCGGGGAGAGACGG AAAAATGGCTTACGACGTACATCGACGCCAATCCCAACCGATCGGCTTACGCGTTCTGCATCGACACGAAGCATCCTGGATACTTTTGGTTGTGCTTCAAGGCCAGTAGGTCGGCCAGGGTGATTGCATTGCCAGTGCGCGCGATTCCACAGGGCTTTGAGCTCAAGGGGTATCAATATCCTGATATGCGAGCGCTATGCAACGGATTTAAGCTGCGTTATCAGAATGAGTTCTCCAAGATGGGTCACCGGTAG